A window from Flammeovirgaceae bacterium encodes these proteins:
- a CDS encoding LysE family transporter, which yields MIVLNGVKFGLVLALLVGPVFFTIIQTSVEKGFWNGVLVATGVSLSDIFYVAICYLGMAQVLEDGKFRMYLAYVGGTILILFGLYHLLVKSRRRMHKAVATGTEKGFFRYILKGFVINGLSPMVPVFWIGVISIASLDMGYSGGFTLVVFLASLLSTVLVTDVAKAYLADKLRSIVTSRFMAIMNVALGILLIVFGGRLIMVAQTFTGELIL from the coding sequence ATGATCGTACTAAATGGAGTAAAATTCGGCCTGGTCCTGGCGCTGCTGGTGGGCCCGGTCTTCTTTACCATCATACAAACCAGTGTGGAAAAGGGTTTTTGGAATGGTGTGTTGGTGGCCACAGGCGTTTCGCTAAGCGATATTTTTTATGTGGCCATTTGCTACCTGGGCATGGCCCAGGTGCTGGAGGATGGAAAGTTCAGGATGTACCTGGCCTATGTGGGGGGCACCATCCTGATTTTGTTCGGCCTCTACCACCTGCTGGTAAAAAGCCGGAGGCGGATGCACAAGGCAGTGGCGACAGGAACGGAAAAGGGCTTTTTCAGGTACATCCTTAAGGGGTTTGTGATCAATGGGCTTAGCCCCATGGTCCCCGTCTTTTGGATTGGCGTCATAAGCATTGCTTCCCTGGACATGGGCTATTCTGGAGGGTTTACCCTAGTTGTTTTCCTGGCCTCGTTATTGTCCACCGTACTGGTTACGGACGTGGCCAAGGCTTATTTGGCCGACAAGCTGAGGAGCATTGTGACCAGCCGGTTTATGGCCATTATGAACGTGGCCCTGGGCATTCTGCTCATCGTGTTCGGGGGGCGCCTTATCATGGTCGCCCAAACCTTTACCGGGGAGTTAATCCTGTAG
- a CDS encoding VWA domain-containing protein, with protein MDKLMEAWYSLSWFYPGTLKGFTWASPLYLYLLLLVPLLFVLRWFLKYFFNQKLPVALVKSDLKKTPLTLVRLLPDFLLALVLALVLVALARPQKTNEKVEQWTEGIDIILAIDISQSMQIEDFTPNRLEAAKDVARDFIKGRVQDRIGIVVFSGDAFSLAPLTTDYDLLYAYLDEIGFDMIENRGTAIGSALAVVTNRMRESDSKSKVCILLSDGDNTAGNIDPITAAELAAAYNIKTYTIVVGKEGLVPFGKDYFGRPHMVENTVDETTMRKIAKISNGQFFRATDNEALKNVFETIDTYEKAEIKETRFKDTADFYFVYLRWALVLMLLWMLLKSSFLSNVLQD; from the coding sequence ATGGATAAGCTGATGGAGGCCTGGTATTCGCTTTCCTGGTTTTATCCGGGGACTTTAAAAGGCTTTACGTGGGCAAGCCCCTTGTACCTTTACCTGCTGTTGCTCGTTCCCCTTCTTTTTGTGCTCAGGTGGTTCCTTAAATATTTCTTCAACCAAAAGTTGCCGGTGGCGTTGGTAAAGAGCGATCTAAAAAAAACGCCCCTCACCCTGGTCCGGCTCCTCCCGGATTTTTTACTGGCCCTCGTGCTGGCCCTTGTATTGGTGGCCCTGGCCCGGCCACAGAAAACAAACGAAAAGGTAGAGCAATGGACGGAAGGCATAGACATCATCCTGGCCATTGATATTTCCCAGTCCATGCAAATCGAAGACTTCACCCCCAACAGGCTGGAAGCGGCCAAGGACGTGGCCCGCGACTTCATCAAAGGGCGCGTGCAGGACCGCATAGGCATAGTGGTGTTCTCCGGGGACGCCTTTTCACTGGCCCCCCTTACCACCGATTATGATTTGTTGTACGCCTACCTGGACGAAATTGGTTTTGATATGATCGAAAACCGGGGGACGGCCATCGGGAGCGCCCTGGCGGTAGTCACCAACCGCATGAGGGAGTCCGACTCGAAATCCAAAGTTTGTATCTTGCTGAGTGATGGGGACAACACGGCAGGGAACATAGACCCCATTACTGCCGCAGAACTTGCCGCTGCCTACAACATCAAGACCTATACCATAGTGGTAGGGAAAGAGGGGCTGGTGCCTTTTGGCAAAGACTATTTTGGCAGGCCACATATGGTGGAAAATACAGTGGACGAAACCACCATGCGAAAAATTGCCAAGATTAGCAACGGGCAGTTCTTCCGTGCCACGGACAACGAGGCCCTTAAGAACGTGTTTGAGACCATCGACACTTATGAAAAGGCAGAAATCAAGGAAACGCGATTCAAAGACACGGCCGATTTTTATTTTGTTTATTTGAGGTGGGCCCTGGTTTTGATGTTGCTATGGATGCTGCTAAAATCCAGTTTCCTCAGCAACGTGCTACAGGATTAA